GTTCGCCGACGGTGACGGTGACGGCACCGGTGACCTCCCCGGCATCGCCGCGCGCATGGAGTCCTTGGCCGAGCTGGGCGTCGACGCCGTGTGGCTGTCACCCTTCTACCCGTCGCCCCAGCGCGACGGAGGGTACGACGTCAGCGACTACTGCGACGTCGACCCGATGTTCGGGACGCTCGCCGACTTCGACCGGGTGGTCGAAGCGGCCCACACGCACGGCGTACGCGTCATCGTCGACCTCGTCCCCAACCACTGCTCGAGCGACCACGCGATGTTCCGAGCAGCCGTGGCCGCCGCCCCGGGCAGTCGCGAGCGCGGCCACTTCCACTTCCGAGACGGCCGCGGCGACGCGGGGGAGCACCCGCCGAACGACTGGCAGTCGCACTTCGGCGGACCCGCGTGGACACGGGTGACCGAGACCGACGGGAGCCCCGGCCAGTGGTACCTGCACCTGTTCGACCCGTCGCAGCCGGACTTCAACTGGGAGGACGACGACGTCCGCGCGTACTTCGACCGCGTTCTCGACTTCTGGCTCGCGCGCGGTGTAGACGGGTTCCGGGTCGACGTCGCCCATGCGCTGGTGAAGGCGCCGGGGCTGCCCGACTGGGGAGGACGACCCGACGGCGCGAGCAGCCCGGGCTTCCCCGGCGAGGACGCCCCGATGTTCGACCAGCCCGGCGTGCACGTCGTCTTCGAGCGGTGGCGCGAACGGCTCGAGAGCTGGGGTCCTGACCGCATCCTGTGCGCCGAGGCCAACGTCGCGCCTCTCGAGCGTGCGGCCAAGTGGGTACGCCCGCACGAGATGCACCAGGCCTTCAACTTCGCGTACCTGCACGCACCGTGGGACGCGCACCGGCTCCGGGGCGTGATCGACGAGTCCCTCGCGGCGTTCGGCGGCGTC
Above is a genomic segment from Mumia sp. Pv4-285 containing:
- a CDS encoding alpha-amylase family glycosyl hydrolase, which encodes MIDVAPRTDGSAPHPSPVQEHGWWRDAVVYQVYPRSFADGDGDGTGDLPGIAARMESLAELGVDAVWLSPFYPSPQRDGGYDVSDYCDVDPMFGTLADFDRVVEAAHTHGVRVIVDLVPNHCSSDHAMFRAAVAAAPGSRERGHFHFRDGRGDAGEHPPNDWQSHFGGPAWTRVTETDGSPGQWYLHLFDPSQPDFNWEDDDVRAYFDRVLDFWLARGVDGFRVDVAHALVKAPGLPDWGGRPDGASSPGFPGEDAPMFDQPGVHVVFERWRERLESWGPDRILCAEANVAPLERAAKWVRPHEMHQAFNFAYLHAPWDAHRLRGVIDESLAAFGGVGAPSTWVLSNHDVTRHATRFGLVDGAHVDLGHGIRAGTPLDPELGERRARAAAALMTALPGAVYVYQGEELGLPEVLDIPDDARRDPYFLRSGGTVVGRDGCRVPIPWESDAPAYGFNATGRSWLPQPEKWSRYARDVQRADETSTLALYTHALATRKSLALGSGSLVWVRTDDPAVLAFVNGEVLVVANLSDHPVAIGTDEVLLESVPSAVHDGRLAPDAVAWFRASSDAV